Part of the Physeter macrocephalus isolate SW-GA unplaced genomic scaffold, ASM283717v5 random_388, whole genome shotgun sequence genome is shown below.
CACGAGGCACAGGCTGCTGACAAGGCATGCAAGATGAGGATGGAACTGATCATTGGGTTTAGCCACGTGGACATGACCTGGACAGGAGCAGTTCAAGTGGCCTGGTGGGTGTGAAGTCCAGATCAGAGGGGGGCTGAATGAGAATGAGAGAAGAGGAACTGGAGACAGCTAGTGCAGGCACTTGTCAAGGAGTAAAGAGGAGCAGAGAAGTGGGGCAGTTGCTGGAGGGAGTGTCAAATCAATTAGTgtctgaggaggggagaggataTGGGACCAGTGtctgaggaggggagagaatATGGGACCTGGGGCACAGCTTGGCCTTTCCTAGAACAGGAATTATTCATCCTGAGGAACAAGAGAAGGTGGGGATGAGACAGACACTGGCAGGTGGGAAGGTGTGGTAGGAGTTTATGGAAGTTctcttccaattttaaaatattttcttggtgaaAAATGAAGCAGACCATCAGCTATACAAGTGAGGATGAGGTACTGGTGATGGAGGTTTGAGAAAAGGGAAGTTGGTAGGAGATAGTCATCTGGATGGAGTAGGAGAATGGATGTGGAGGGGCAGCGTCCTGAACTTGGCCCAGGGCCTGCTCATTTTGGCCTCTGTCCACCTGTCCAGCCTCTCCACCCACTCTCCTCTCTGCTGCACAGGTCACCCTTCAGATTTTAGACAACTTCAAGCACTGTTCCACTTtgtctctgtgccaggaacatCTTCCCTTTGCTGGTTGATGGGCCTGTGAGACATCTAAgtggggaggagccaggagacaggctggggtgggaggctgAGAGGAGGGACTAGAGTGGGGGAACAACTTGGGATTCATTGGTGTGTCCCCTCATGAAGCCAAGTCCCTGCTGTCTCCAAGCTTATGTTCTAGTGAGGGGCGAGGCAATACATGAAGAAGGCAATATGTGTGTctgatggagaaaaagaaagcaggtgaGGTGGCCAAGGAGggagtggtcaggaaaggccttatCAAGAGGTGATATATGAACAAAGACGTAAGAGTGAGGTGACTGGACTTGTGGAGGAAGAGCGgtccaggcagaggacatggcagGGCACAGACCCTGTGGCAGGATTGTGCTTAGCATGGTGAGGATGCTGGAGTGGAGTACGtacagggatggagagaaggaaggggataaGGGCCGAGAGGACCGGGGCTTGTTGGCCAACGGCAGGACTGGTGTGCATGCCAGGTGACGGGAGCTGTCAGGGGGTTTTGCACCGAGGGATGTGATCTGACTTAGGAGGTAACAGAGCCTCCGTTTGCCACGTGAAGAACGGCtgtgaggggcaggggaggaagccATGACTGCGTAGGAGGCTGTAGCTGTCTTCTCTGCCAGGGATGAGTGACCTTCCTGGGGTCCAAGATTGGGCTGCTGATAGAGGAGGAGCcaggaaaggaggctgagaaggtcGGAGGAACCTGAGGCAGGTGGTGATTTCAAAATGAGAGGGTGTTGAAAGCTGCAGAGGTATTGGAGAAGAAATCTGAGTAGCACCTGCTGGATCTGACAAGGTGGAAGTTTTGCAGGGCTTCAGGAGAGCAACCTTGGTGGTCGAGTGGGATCAAGAGAGAAGAGGGCTGAAGAAGTAGTCATGGACAAGGGGGACACCTTTCTGCTGAGCGTTGCTGAGGAGGGTGGGTGCTCTGCTTTGATGAGGGGTACACctgcaggattgttgtgaggcCACAGCTTGTGTGCAGTGGTCACTGGCCTTGAGGCCTAGGAGGCTGGCCCGACTGCTGGGCCATGGGTGGCGTGTGCTCCCTTGGGCCTTAGGCAAGGGGCACAGGGGTTTGGGTGCAGCACCAGCCTGGAACCACTGTCACAGAGATGGCCCCTTCTGTGGCGCTTAGCTCAGGCTTTTGCCAGGAGGCATGCCCGTACCCAAGCAACTTTGTTTTCAAGAGGGTCTGAGCTTCTCCAAGCATGGCACCGTGGGGCGCAGGCTGGGATGCTCATCGCCTTACATCAGGGAGGTCCTTTCTTTGTAACTGGAGCTCTTCTAGTCTGTCTTCCTGTTCCCCGCTCCCTTTGCTTACCTCTCTCTCTGGCCTGGTCTTTTGGCTACCAGGTGTCACTCTGACAGCCAGATTCAGTacttgggggcaggggtggtttGGCCAGACCTGGGTGCTCTGGCCCAGGTTTGCCCCGGGAGCATGGGTCACCTGGCCCTCTCTTCGGGGCCCTCAGAATTCACTGCTGCTCCTGGCCTCGGGCAAGGCCCGACTGGATAATGGGAGACTCCGTGTGCAGTTCAGGTAACAGAGAAGTAGGATTGTTGGGGCCCAACATCAAAGCAAGGTTGAaaagggaaagatgaaagaaacttAACCTGTTGGGCAGTTTTGAgcttggaaagaaggaagaaagcttATGGAAAGTGAGAAATGTGAGACTGGGAGTTGGTCACCGGAATGTCTGGGCTTAAAGGACAGAAGGAAAGTTGGTGTGAACCTAAAAAAGCTGTCCTCTGTGAAGAAATCTgggtagttttgttttgctttgttttcccccAGAATTGTCTTTTCAGAGGAGAGCCGAGGAGAGAGTTTTCTGCCTTGGGACATGAACGACCTGTGTCCCAGAACAGAAGCGAAACTGCTTCCCCAGGGTTGAGGCAGCCCTCAGGGAGTCTGGGAAGCTGGTTTTGATAGTCATTTATAGAAATCTTTCCCCCATATCCCCTCAGTCAGTTCCACAGTTTCCCTAGGAGTCTTTGTGAATCTTTGTGGGGCTCTGTTAGCATGGACACAACGCAGGTTTAAGAACTTTCTTTGAGATTATCCGAAAACTGGACACCAGGATTCTCATGCAGATCACAACAGAGACCTGGGGTTGTGGGAAGGTGGGTGGAATGGGAGGATCTGGTTCATGTGGCATCACGGAGAGAGATAGAAGGCCTGAGCTCCTAATTATGCTCTTCCCTGACGTGCTCCACTGTGTCCGGGGGCACCTGGTGAGGCCTGACCCTGGTGGCTGCCATCTCTGGGCCCAACAGAGTGGTGCGCAGTTTGGACTTTCTAATGGAAACTGTTCAGTTCAGAACTGTCCCTAGGATTTGAGATCTGACTTAAGCCCAGCCTTTCTCGGCTGTGAGCTGACCTCTCTGGCATCCCCCCACAGATCTCCCGATGACAGGGTGCAGCCCTGTGTTGGCCATGCGGCACGTCATGGGTGTTTCTCCCGTACTGGTGCGGAGAGGCCTCCTTGGAAGGGACCTCTTTATGACCAGGACTCTCTGcagcccaggccccagccagcccagagagaaaagacctgaggAGGTGGCCCTCAGGCTGTACCACCGCCTCACAGcgctgggaggagccctgggaCACAGCATTCAGCAGCGAGCGTCCTCCATGGCCAAGACTTGGTGGGACAGATATGAAGAGTTTGTTGGACTCAGTGAGGTTCGAGAGGCCCAGGGAAACGTGACTGAGGTGaggaggggagctggggtggTTGGCCCCGCCCTCTGACCTGGGCAATGTGGCCTGGAGGCTCCTGACAAGTAAATTACCAGCCACAGATGCTGGGAGGCCACGTCCAGATTTGCCTTTTCTTGAACACATACCACTAGGAGAGGGATCTGACTCGTTTCTCACATGACAGCCTGGGTTTGATACTACCGGGGTGAAGGGCCCTCCTCTCCCCCGTGAAAACAAGTTGTTGTGTATGCTATGTACCAGTGAGTCCCGGGCCATTAACATCCTTTCTGTGAGGACAGCAAACACTTCCTTCATTGACTGCTTGGGGGTTGGTGGTGAGAGTTACCTGGAGGGTTGCTGCATTACAGTGTCCTCACAGCCCCATGTGTGCTTAAAGCATCCCTTGTGAAAGTAGAGGCACTGGGAAACATCAGACTGTGAGGTGGGAAGAGCTGCCTCTTGTTGCCAAGTCCTTTGTGGCAGTGGAAATGCGTTCCGCCATCTCTGTTCCCAGTCCCACCTAGGCGCAGACCAGTGTAGTGGGGTGGGAAGAATCTGGGGTTTAGCCGGAGGTTTTGAGGCACAGTGCTGTCTCTCCCCTTGGAGGCCATCACTTTGGCTGAGCCGGGGTTTCTCCGTCTATTGAATGGAGGCCAGGGCAATGCCTGTCATGGTGTTCGGCGTTGTTGGGAGGGGTAGCTAAGGTGACACACGTGAAGCCGATTAAGAACATAAGGGCCTTGCTGTGGTTTGTCAGACTAGAGTCAGCTGGGTTTGGTGGACACAGATTGTTTGCATCTTTAGCTATTTTCAGGTTTCTCAGGGGCATGTTATTTCCACTTGAACGGAGAAATCCGGTgattctgatgggcagggcccGGGGCTACACTTTGAGGACCACTGGGTGAGCCAGGATTATGTGTCTGAGGAACTCTCTTTCCACCCTTTGTACTGACAGCCCACTGACCTCTTCTCAGCCCAGTCTGGTTGGGAATGGAGCCGAGGCTGTGTGGGCATGGAGAGAAGGGGCAAATGGCCTCTGTTGTTCTCTCTGCAGGCAGAGAAAGTGTTCATGGTGGCTCGAGGGCTTGTCCGGGAGGCTCGGGAGGACTTGGAAGGTCAGCAGGCCAagctgaaggaggtgagggaccGCTTGGACCGCATCTCCAGAGACGATAACCAGTACCTGGAACTGGCTACTCTGGAGCACAGGATGTTGCAGGTAGGCACCTTCCTCATCTGGAGAGGGATCCTAGCCTGGCAGGTCATGGAGGGGCGAGGTGGGAGCCCTGACCAGTTAGGGGGTCAGACACCTGGTGAGGAGGTAAACCAGAAGCCCCTGTGGAGGGACTGGGCCCCAGGCTTCCAGAGCTTCTCCACGCACTTCCTCCTGGAATACTGGGATCAGTGGTCCAGGACAGTATAATCTGGACCCCAGATTACTGAGGAGGGAGCACCATGCAGGGGTCTGGCCCAGAGAGCGCCGGACACTTCCCTTCTGTTAGACACATTCTGTAGACACCACTGCATGTCTGGCCAGACCCAAGACTGCTTGGGGAGGATAGTGCCACTCACCTTAACCACCCCCAGTTCCTTTGCTCCTCCCTCCTGACCAGGCTTATGCTACCTTTACTCATTCAGCGTGTTTATGGAACATGTAATCTGTGCCAGGCGtgaagctgagccccagggacaTGGTAGTGGGACATCTGCTGGCGGCTGCTGGGCCAGGTTGCTGCTATATGACAGCTTTGCTTCTGCAGGAGGAGAAGAGGCTTCGTATGACCTATCTGCGTGCCGAAGACTCCGAGCGAGAGAAgttctccctcttctctgcagCTGTGCGGGAAAGTCATGAGAAGGAGCGCACTCGGGCTGAGAGGACCAAGAACTGGTCCCTTATTGGGTCAGTCCTGGGGGCCTTGATTGGTGTGGCTGGCTCCACCTACGTGAACCGTGTGCGGCTACAGGAGCTGAAGGTCTTGCTTCTTGAGGCTCAGAAGGGGCCTGTGAGCCTCCAGGAAGCCATCCGAGAACAGGCGTCCAGCTACTCCCTCCAGCAGAGGGACCTCCATGACATCATGGCGGACCTGAGGGGCCTGGTGCAAGCTGGGCCTGGGCAGAGCTCTTTGTCCCAGGCAGGTACTTCCCCCACCcaagacagagacacagatgtcCTTTCAGCTGCCTTGAGAGAGCAGCTCAGCCATTCCAGGCAGGTCCATTCATGTCTAGAGGGTTTACGAGAGCAGCTTGATGGCCTGGAAGAGACTTTGAGCCAAGTGGCTGGGGTGCTTCAGCTTGCAAAGGCTGCAGCGCACCCAGGCCTGGTGGAGCCGGCAGATGGGGCCCTGTCTGGGTCCTTGCTGGAACAGGGGAGCATGATCTTGGGGCTGTCGGACATGGAGCAGAGGCTAGAAGCCCAGGTCAACAGGAACACCATCTATGGCACACTGGTCACCTGCGTGACATTTGTGGCCATCCTGCCTGTGCTGTATATGCTGTTCAGGGCCAGCTAGCTCCTGGACCCACCtccagagggaggaggtatggatGTGGATTTAGTTAGAGAATGAAGCAATGAAGTGAGCCTTCAGGGGTGCACTCAACCTCAGCCTGAGTCTGTGTGGCTCACCAGTAGACATACTTTGCTTTTTAGGCAACACTCATTTACATTAACTATCGAAAATTTGTGCTAATGTCCaattaaaatgtctttaagtTTGTCTTATTTAAAGTAATTTGTTAGACTGAGTTTTGTCCATTTAAAATTGAGATTTGGGACTCGAGGGTTGGGCCTGGAAGTAGGGTAATCGCCCCCTTTTAGTTCCTCTCTCATCTCTTGGTCTTGCCCCCAGTTCAGGACCATTTTGGATGTACTTACCACTTGAGGCctggattttcattttggattccCTGGCCTGTCCTCCACTTGCCCAGCCCTCCTGTGTCACGTGGCCCATGATTTCCAGTGAGTAAAACCTAGCCTGCTTCCCACCCATTGGTGACCATGGTTACTGACCCTCTTCTGGATCACTTTCTCTGCCATGTTGGGGAGAACTTCCTGTTTCTAACACTGGAGGAATGATCAGAGGAGAGCAGGGAAGAGAGATTGGGGGAATGGTTGGTAAATATTGCTGGGGACATAATTACAGGGATTGGTGGCCAGTCTGGTTCCCTGGTGCAGAGAATGCTTTGGGCAGCACTACTCGGGCTGGTGTCGTCCCACACACAGCCTAGGGATGACCTCTACAGCCTTGGGCAGAGCTCAGCCCACCAGCAGTGTGAATGGTGAGGCAGTGATGGGGAGGGACCTCCCAGAGGTGGGAGGTGCAGTTGGGCGAGCATGGAGGCAGACTGCCCTGAGAACCCTTTACCTCTTTCTTTTCAGTGAAGAACAGCAGCCTTTGACCTCCTGGGATAAATGGCCATGGGTGGCCTTGTGTGTCCTTGACTAAACAGGAGCAGTGGGGAGGCACTCGGCTAGTACTGTGGGTCTGGAGAACCCACCCTCCTTTCAGGGCGCACTGAGCTTGTGTGCGGGGTCTGCAGATAGGGGCTTCTGTGGGCTGGGCAGAGCTGACTCACAGCAGAGACCTGTGGAGCCAGAAGTGCTTCCATGAGATGCCCTCCCTCTTGGGAGCCTGTGCTCTCAGGCCTGGGCAGTGGGCATGGCCCAAGTGGCCCCATGGGTGATGTGAACCTCTGAGCCCCTGGTCCCTTAATCATTTGGTCACTCTGTccacagcattattttttttctaacggATTCCCCAGGAGGGCGTGGGATGAAATGACCTCTGCACTTGGGATGTTCACCCTCCTGATGGGTAGGAGGTGACCTGTCTGTGTATAGGTGAGGGGTGTTGTGGGGTTTGGAAGTCCTAGGTCCCCCTCTGGGGTGAGGTAGGTCCTAAAGGCTGTGCACTTGAGTGAatgggtctggggaggggaggattccAGGCACATGGAGGGGGCcccccacaagctgcacagccaGGAGACGCAAGGTGGGTGAGGGCCTTGAGGCACACCAGCTTGGCTGAGGTGGTGATGGGTGTTGGGGAGTTGTGGAGCATAAAGTTAGAGAATGAAGTGGAGGACCCAGAGAGCCACTCTGATGTCCAGAGGCCAGGGATGAGGGAACCAGGGGAGGGGTGCCATCCTGGTGCGGACAAGGTGCTGAGTCCTGGACCCAGGTGTTGGAAGAGAGGGTAGAGGGAAGGGAGCGAGCCGAGGAGTTGGGGAGGGAGAATTTGGAAGGCAGAGTCGGGTATATGAGAATGAGGACAGACTCTTGATGGGTGGCAGGTGGGAAGAGGGTGCCTGTGATTTAGCTCTTCTGACAGCAGCCAGTGTGGATGACCTGAACCTCTGATTGAGGCTCCCCCAAGCCTGTGGAGGCTCTGGGGGCTTCCAGAGTGATCTCTGTGTGACAAATTTTGCCTCCCAAGAGGCTGTCCCAATGGCCATGAGCCAAAGCTCTCCAGAAGTCCTAATAGGATGGGCTAGGTCCTGGCTCCTGAGTTTTTGCAGTGGGCAGGGCAAGGTGTGAAGGGCCCAGCAGAGGGCACACCTGGGCCTCAGGAGAGAACCCAAGTGTTCCTCCCTTGGAAGGCCCAAGTATTTACAGGTGAGGGAGTCCAGACTTGCCCAAGGCTTCTCAGCTTGGGGCGGGCCCAGGTACAGGTCTGGAAGGAAATGTGCCCTTGCTTGTGCACTTTTGCAGCGGTGTGCCCTCCTTTAACAGCCGGGCTAGGTGTGGTATCACCTCCACTTGGCGGTCAGCAAATAGGCgtgtgtgtttggggggcaggggtcaGGTTACTTGGCTTAGTGATGGCGCAAGCCCAGGCCCAACCCCACAGCCTGCGCTCTTCCCGCACAGCCAGAGGTGGGGGCCGGAAGGAGAGGCCGGCTGTTAGGGAGTCCTGGGAGTAGGGCCGGTGGGCGGACCTGGTGCGGTGGGGAGAAACAAGGCGCCTAGGAGCTCAAGTTGGAGGAGGACGACCACAGGAGCCAGGTATTGGACAGGTAAGAGGGAGCTCGCGGCGCCGCACAGCGGGGATGGTGGTTAGCGAACCGGCGGGGCAGGTGAGGGGCGTGGGTCCCACCCGGCGCTGGCAGGCAGGTAGACAGGCAGAGGCCGGGGCGCAGTATCACCACACCTGGGGCGCAGAGCGCGACCCCCAGTCCGGCACCTCCCATCCCGGAGGGCTCCCAATTCCGGTTCCAGCGCGGCGCGCAGGTGAGGCCCGGCGGGACTGGGCGGGGTGGGGCAGCCGGTCCTTGGGGCTCCGGCTCCTCACCCTCCTCCCGCCGCCGTCCGCGTTGCCCTGGCTACCGCCGTGGTGAAGCCCGACcccgccgcccccacccccgaccccgcGAAGGAGGGGTGTAGTCCCCCGCCCTCGGCAAGTGCAGAGCCGGGCAGGCTGGAATGCGGGGTCCCGGGCGGCTCGGGGCCGCGCGCCTGGCTCTCCCGGCTGCTTCCGGCCTGGCCTgggcggcgggcggggggagggcggcCCGGCGGGCGAGGGGGGGAAGGAGCGGAGCCGGGCCCGGCCGACGCGGCTTTGTCTCCTTTGTTCCCAGCGGTGGCAGCgccgcggcgggaggggcgggCAGCGGCCGCAGTTTTCCGCCCCTCGGTCTCCGGGTAACAGCTGCGGCTCCGCCAGACCCACCTCCGgggggggtcggggaggggggaggccgtcgccgccgccgccgccgccgtacGCCGCGCGCGCAGATCTCGAGCCCGGAACGGCCGGCGCCCGCCTCGGCGTGCTAGTCCTGCGGGGCCCGGCCGGGTGGTGAGTGCGGGGCCCGGGGCCGGGGCGGTGGGACTGGGGCGAGGCGGCGCATCCTCGGGTTGGAAGGGCCTGGAGCTTCGATGCCGCCGGGCCCGGGCAGCCCGTGTGAGTGGTGGTCGGCTTCGGTCCTGAGAGTTGGGACCATACTTCTCCGCGCGAAGGGAAACTCTGGCGGCTCCGCCTGTAACGCGATTGGGAGACAGAGGAGGTGGAGCTGCTCCTCCGCGCCCCCTCCTCGCcaacgccgccgccgccgccgccgcctcagcCCGGGACCGGCCGGCCTCTTCCCCGCCCTCCCAGGACCACTGGTGGGGTCCttgccctggtcggggaggagggaggagggtcgTGGAAGAGTCGATGGGGAGGTCGAGGCTTCCCCTATGTAGTAACAGCCCTTCCAGGCTGCGCTCGGCGCGACTGACAAAAGGCAGCCTGTGATCCCCCTGCCACGCACCCCCAGAGGGGAGgccccagcccccccaccccccgtatACGGACGGTGGGTGATTGATGAGCACTCCTTGAGTCCTCACCGGTAAATGGTGGACCCTCACCCCACCTCAACACAAACAACAGGGTAAGCACTGTGCACTCCTGCGCTGTCAATTAGTAACTTCTCTTGGGTGGACCCTGGGAGCAGAGCGAGGGCAGAAAGGAAAGGCCGGTTTCCCACTAATCCCCGCGACTCGGTAAATGAGGGCTGGGATATGAACCCTCTCCCAGTTTGAAGGGCAGAGTTTATAAGCCCTCTTGGTTGGTGAGGACAGCCCCAGGAGGGCGGGGAGAGGTGCTTGCTCTTTGCAGACAGAAGTTAGGCAGCCTTGGGCCCTGCTGAAGCGGTCCAGAGAAAGGTGGGCCCAGAAGAGCTAGTAGGCTTTGGCTGTGACTCTGGCTGGGGTTTGAGATCTGGGGAGTGGGCAAGAGATCCTAGCTGTGTAAGTTGGGGACCTGAGGCCCAGCTCCAAACCAGCCTTTTCAGTCTGCTCTGGCCTGGTCATTAATAAAAGTGGGGCTGACCTTGTTTCGTCCTTCAAGAAGCCAAGTGGCTTGGAGAGGCTTGTGGGCTCCGTATCTCCCCTGTTGGCTGGGTTTTCTTGGCTGTGAAATGAGGGTTCTTTCAACATGTAaggagcacctgctctgtgctaaCGTCTGTCCTGGTTACTGGGGCCTCTGAATCAAAAGTCACATTCCCTGCCTTTAAGGAGCTTCAAGAGTGGGAGCGTGGAACAAGGAGAAGAGTGGCCTTGGTTGGTGCCTCTAATGCCAGGCACACACCATATCATGTTTAATGGTCAGAGCAGTCCCGCCTCCCATTCTCCAGATGGGAAACCTGAAGCTTAGAGAGCCCAAGGCAGAGCTGCAATATACACCAGGGTGGTGGCTGGGGATGTCCACCGGCCACATGCAGTGGGCTTCTCAGGAGCCTGGGGGgacagggaaggcttccctgggaGGTGATGGTTGGGCACCAGAGTTAATGGGATAGAGAGGGAGTGGGCACGGAGGAGTGTGAAACAGCCTGCGGTTCAGGCTGGCAGGAACGAAGAGCATGTGCGGGGGAGCACTGGCATGGATCGCACAGGAGAGCATGTGGACTGGAGGGCTTGACCTTTATACTCCAGGCCCTGGGGTGCCCCAAAGACTCTGGAAGGAGGGATGTACTCCGATACATCGCTTGAAGTTcccctgaggtgggagggggtaagctggaggggctgggagctgctCTATGGCCGGTGGCAGAGGTTAAGTGAAATATGTGCCCTTCTTCTTTTTGTCCTCCTCCTACCCATGGTATGTGGGGAAGGGCGAGGGTTGCTCGGCCCTGTGGCAGTGATTGAAGAAGCCTGACACTTTTCCCAGCGTGAGTCGGCCTCCAGTATCCTATGTGGCCTTGCCAGGAGCTGTTCTGATCCTGCCCATCCGCTTCCTGTGGGCCACTCGACCCAGCTGTGATTTTACTTTTAGGGATTGTCCTGGTTGCTGCCCCTTGAGGGCTGGAGAACTTTGGCTTGAAGTAGGCGCTGAGCAAATGTTTGTAAGCGAATGATGGGTCAGACCCTCTGCCCAAGGCGCATCCCTAGGCGGGAGGTGGTAGGAGGGACTGAGCAGTGGCTGAGCATGGGAGACGGCCTCTGCCCATCCTCAGGCAGACCCTGTCTTCCCAGAGGAAGAAACTTTCTCCCCCCATCCCTTGGAAACAAGGTGGGGGGCTCCTGGGAAGCCTGGCCTTGCTACAGTCCTGGGCTTCTCGCCGGGTTCACGACTCTCCCTGCCGGCCCCCTCCTCCTACCCCCTCAGTGGCAAACAGAGGCTGCCTTGTTCCTGCTCCCATAGAGCTGCCCTGTTCTCTGCGCACTAAAAATGGAAACCCCCAAGCTATTTTGGGAGCACTGCCCAGCCGGGCCGTGGCCACAGTACTCTGCTTCCACCGGGCTGCTGGACCCTCCTCCAAGCCTCACGCCCAGCTCTGCTCACTCTGGGCCAGCCTCAGGAGCACCCTGCCGGGAGCCTTGGTTGAAAGGAGCCAACATGGACCCTGGGAAGCTCTGGGAACAGAGTGAACAGGCAGACTGGCAGCTGGGttgtgggaggggctgggccatGCTGCCTGGGCACAGGCAAGTAGGGGAAGTGTCTCAGCTTGGGATGCATGGCCTGTCCTCTGTGCTTTACCAATCTTGGTGCTCCTGGCTGGAGACTCTCCAGGTCTGGGAAACGTGGCTGGTCTCACCTGGCTTCAGGTGGAGCCTGCAAGGAGGGGTCTATGAGGAGAGCAGGCACTCAAGGTCTGCGAAGGTCCTGGGGATGTGGGGCACATCTAGTATGGTGACTTCCTTTAGGACaaccccccctgccccccaccctccagccctgctctgctctgACCTGCAGGAGAGGAGATAGCAAGAGATGGCCTGGCTTCTGCAGCCCTCTAGGACTTAGGGCTCAAACCAGGGAAGTGTgcgtgagtctgtgtgtgtggggTCTGAAGGTGGGTGGTGGTGTGTATGTCTTGGGTGGATGGGTGCATGTGATGTGCCTGTGTGGAGTGCATGTTTCTTTGTGTAAAGAGTTTGTCTCTGTGGACGTGTCTTTGTGCAGGTGTCTAAGTGCAGGTGGGTAGCGTGTCTGTGTGGGACGTTTGCCTGTGTTTCTGGGTATGTGTCTCCGTGCGGTATGCACAGGCTGTATGTgcatgcatctgtgtgtgtgctcgcgcccgtgtgtttgtgtgtgggtgtgtgcacgCAGGGTGGGTGGTATGTATGCTTCTTGGTGTGTGCGAGCATGTGTCTGCTTATGTGCTGGTGGTGGTTTTGGGCTAGGCTAGCCCTGGGCCTCTGTGGAGGGTATGTACCAGGGTACCCTGATAGGGCAGAGTTTGGGCAGAGGGTGAGGATGGGAGAGTGCCGAGAACGGGCTTCAGGGGGCACAGGACTAAAGTGGGGGCCTGACTGGGCCCTGCCAGCTGTGCAGCTCCTTCCTAGCTGCCCTTTCCCAGGCCCTGAGGGTGCTTGGTTctgctgccctccccctccctgtgggCTCTGAGGAGGCGTCCCTGTGGAATGCGTTTGGTGGCCgagggccaggctgggcccagcTCCACCAGCAGACTGGGCAGCCGGGAGAGGTACCTTTGTGCTGCCTCCATGGTGGGGAGCCCACATGcctgcagcccagcccccagcttcATGCTCTGCTTTCTCCCTGGCTAGGTGACTCTCACACGGGGCATGCTGTTGTCTCCTGATCCAGCTGGCCTTGCCAGGTGAGCCTGACCTCACACCTAGGTGTCTGGGAGCAGTGTGACTCCCACCTCTGCTGAGGGCTCTCCAAGGTGGGGTCTAGCTAGCCTTTTAGGCCCTATCCCTAgcagccttttttaaaaaattttatttattttacttatttattttggctgtgtttggtcttcattgctgtgcgcgggctttctctagttgcggagagcgggggctactcttcgttgcggtgcgcgggcttctcattgcagtggcttcacttgttgcggagcatgggctctaggcatgcgggcttcagtagttgtggcacgtgggctcagtagttgtggctcgcgggctctagagcgccggctcagtagttgtggcgcacgggcttagttgctctgcggcatgtgggatcttcccggaccagggctcgaacccgcgtcccctgcattggcaggaggattcttaaccactgagccaccagggaagccctccctggcaGCCTTAACCCCCCTCATCTCTCTGGCCCTTTGGTTCTCTGGTTATTACCCTTCTGGATTCCTAGCCTGAAAGGCCCTTCATCCAATTCTTACCCTACTCTAAAATGCAGGTGGCCCATGAGACCTTGCCCTCCCTTTTTCTGCCCAGGAAACTGACATCCATGCAGAGGGTGCCTTTCTCTCTTTGGGGTTCTGGGTCCCTTCTGCCCATCCCTTGctctcctgccccttccaggCCCTAGTCCCTGGGAATGGGATGTTTCCCATGTCTCTGCCCGTTT
Proteins encoded:
- the CCDC51 gene encoding mitochondrial potassium channel isoform X2, encoding MAKTWWDRYEEFVGLSEVREAQGNVTEAEKVFMVARGLVREAREDLEGQQAKLKEVRDRLDRISRDDNQYLELATLEHRMLQEEKRLRMTYLRAEDSEREKFSLFSAAVRESHEKERTRAERTKNWSLIGSVLGALIGVAGSTYVNRVRLQELKVLLLEAQKGPVSLQEAIREQASSYSLQQRDLHDIMADLRGLVQAGPGQSSLSQAGTSPTQDRDTDVLSAALREQLSHSRQVHSCLEGLREQLDGLEETLSQVAGVLQLAKAAAHPGLVEPADGALSGSLLEQGSMILGLSDMEQRLEAQVNRNTIYGTLVTCVTFVAILPVLYMLFRAS
- the CCDC51 gene encoding mitochondrial potassium channel isoform X3; the encoded protein is MVARGLVREAREDLEGQQAKLKEVRDRLDRISRDDNQYLELATLEHRMLQEEKRLRMTYLRAEDSEREKFSLFSAAVRESHEKERTRAERTKNWSLIGSVLGALIGVAGSTYVNRVRLQELKVLLLEAQKGPVSLQEAIREQASSYSLQQRDLHDIMADLRGLVQAGPGQSSLSQAGTSPTQDRDTDVLSAALREQLSHSRQVHSCLEGLREQLDGLEETLSQVAGVLQLAKAAAHPGLVEPADGALSGSLLEQGSMILGLSDMEQRLEAQVNRNTIYGTLVTCVTFVAILPVLYMLFRAS
- the CCDC51 gene encoding mitochondrial potassium channel isoform X1 — translated: MTGCSPVLAMRHVMGVSPVLVRRGLLGRDLFMTRTLCSPGPSQPREKRPEEVALRLYHRLTALGGALGHSIQQRASSMAKTWWDRYEEFVGLSEVREAQGNVTEAEKVFMVARGLVREAREDLEGQQAKLKEVRDRLDRISRDDNQYLELATLEHRMLQEEKRLRMTYLRAEDSEREKFSLFSAAVRESHEKERTRAERTKNWSLIGSVLGALIGVAGSTYVNRVRLQELKVLLLEAQKGPVSLQEAIREQASSYSLQQRDLHDIMADLRGLVQAGPGQSSLSQAGTSPTQDRDTDVLSAALREQLSHSRQVHSCLEGLREQLDGLEETLSQVAGVLQLAKAAAHPGLVEPADGALSGSLLEQGSMILGLSDMEQRLEAQVNRNTIYGTLVTCVTFVAILPVLYMLFRAS